CTGGTCGGCACCGTGCCGAAGGCCTCGCTCGACGATGTGCGTCGCGCGTTCTCGATTGCCAAGCAGTACCGCTCCACGCTCACGCGATTCGAGCGCGCCAACATTCTGGAGAAGGCGGCCGCACTGTTGCGCGCACGCACGGCGCAAGCCGCGGCCATCATCACGATGGAGTCGGGGCTGTGCAAGAAAGACGCCATCTACGAAATCGGCCGCGTCGCCGACGTGCTGGGTTTCGCCGCAGGCGAAGCGCTCAAGGACGACGGACAGGCGTTCTCCTGCGATCTCACGCCGCACGGCAAGAAGCGCCGTGTGGTCACGCAGCGCGAGCCGCTGCTGGGTGCGATTTCGGCCATCACGCCGTTTAATCACCCCATGAATCAGGTGGCGCACAAGGTCGCGCCGTCGATTGCAACGAATAACCGGATGGTGCTCAAGCCGTCCGAGAAGGTGCCGCTTTCTGCCTACTATCTGGCCGACACACTTTATGAAGCCGGTCTGCCGCCGGAGATGCTGCAAGTGATCACGGGCGATCCGATGGAGATTGCCGACGAGCTGATCACGAACGAGAACATCGACATGATCACGTTCACGGGCGGCGTGTCGATCGGCAAGTACATCGCGTCCAAGGCGGGCTATCGCCGCATCGTGCTGGAGCTGGGCGGCAACGACCCGCTGATCGTGATGGAGGACGCCGATCTGGAGCGTGCCACCGATCTCGCAGTGCAAGGGTCGTACAAGAATTCGGGGCAGCGTTGCACGGCGGTCAAGCGCATGCTGGTGCACAAGGACATCGCCGCACGGTTCACCGAACTCGTGGTCGAGAAGACCCGTGCGTGGAAGTACGGCGATCCGGCCGATGGCGACAACGACATGGGCACGGTGATCGACGAAGCGGCCGCGCGCCTGTTCGAGTCGCGTGTGAACGAAGCGGTGTCGCAGGGCGCGCGTCTGCTGGTCGGCAACAAGCGCGACGGTGCGCTGTACTCGCCGACGGTGATCGATCGCGTCGATCCGAAGATGACGGTGGTGCGCGAAGAGACCTTCGGGCCGGTGTCGCCGATCATCACGTTCGGCAGCATCGACGAAGCGATCGCCATCTCCAACGGCACCGCGTTCGGCCTGTCGTCCGGCGTCTGCACGAACCGCCTTGATTATGTGACGCGTTTTACCAACGAATTGCAGGTCGGGACGGTCAACGTGTGGGAAGTGCCGGGATATCGCATCGAACTGACGCCGTTCGGCGGTATCAAGGACTCCGGGCTGGGCTATAAGGAAGGGGTTCAGGAGGCGATGAAAAGCTTCACGAACACCAAGACCTTCACCTTGCCGTGGGGCGTCTGAGCGAGGCGTAGCAGAACCAGCGCAAAATTTGTGACAATTTGATGACAGGATTGTTGCGCTGGTCAAATTGGTGTACGGTGTATCGATTGGGGATACGCATGACGCGTGAACTTCATACGCATCCCGACGCCAGTGTTGGACTGACGCGGGATGCCGGTTTGGCAAACCAGTGGACGCGTCATGTTGGCGGCGCGAAGCGCGGCCTGTCCCGTCGACAATAAGATCACGGAACACTGGCATGCTGACACTGCTCAACCTACTTTCCGGCGTGGCGATGCTGATCTGGGGGACGCACATTGTGCGTACCGGGGTCCTGCGCGTCTACGGCGCCGACCTGCGACGCATTCTGTCGCACAGCATCTCGAACCGCTTCCTCGCCTTTGCGGCGGGCGTGCTCGTCACGGGCCTCGTGCAGAGCAGTAACGCGACGGCGCTCATCGTGTCGTCGTTCGGCGCACAGGGGCTGATCGCGCTGGCCCCCGCCCTGTCGATCATGCTGGGTGCGGACGTCGGTACCGCCGTCATGGCGCGGATCCTGACGTTCGATCTGCACTGGCTGTCGCCGCTGCTGATCTTCTTCGGCGTCATCTTCTTCCTCTCGCGAAAACAAACCCGCGCAGGCCAGTTGGGCCGCGTGTCTATCGGCCTTGGGCTGATCATCCTGGCGTTGCAACTCATCGTAGGCGCGACCACGCCAATGACCGAAGCCGCCGGGGTGAAGGTGCTGTTCGGCTCGCTCACGGGCGACGTGATGCTCGACACGCTGATCGGTGCGCTCTTCGCGATGGTGTCGTATTCGAGCCTCGCGGCCGTGCTGCTGACGGCCACGCTGGCGTCGTCCGGCGTCATCTCGCTCAAAGTGGCGCTATGTCTGGTGATCGGCGCGAATCTGGGCAGCGGCATGCTTGCGATGCTGACGTCGGCCGGTCAGAACGCGGCGGGCCGTCGTGTGGTGTTCGGCAGCCTCATCTTCAAACTGATCGGCTGCCTGATCGTGCTGCCGTTCGTCGACTACGCGCCGGTGCTGGTGAGCTGGCTTTCGGACGCCCCCGCACAAGCCGTCGTCAACTTCCACGTGCTGTACAACCTCGTTCGCTGCCTTGTTTGCCTCGCGTTCACCGAGCCGATGGCACGTCTGTGCGTGCGCCTGTTGGCCGAAAAGCCGGAAGCCGATGGCGTGACGCGTGTGCGTCACCTGGACGAGAGCGCCCTGGAAATGCCTTCGGTGGCGCTGGCCAATGCCACGCGCGAAACGTTGCGCATGGGCGACCTCATCGAGCAGATGCTCAACGGTTTGCTTGACGTCATCAAGAGCAACGATGTGGCGCGCGCCCGAGAAACGCGTCGTATGGACGACGACGTCGACCATCTCTACACCGCCGTGAAGTTGTACCTGACGCGCGTGTCGCGCGAAAACCTCAGCGAGCAGGATAGCCGCCGCTGGACGGACATCATCTCGCTCACCATCAATCTGGAGCATGCGGGCGACATCATCGAGCGCATGGTGGTGGAGGTCGAGGAAAAGAAGATCTCGCACAAGCTGTCGTTCTCGGAGGCGGGCTTGCAGGAGATTTGCGACATGCACGCGCGGTTGGTGACGAACCTGCAACTCGGTTTGTCGGTGTTCCTGAATACCGATCTGCGCAGCGCGCAGCGGCTGATGGCCGAAAAGGAAAGCTTCCGCGATCTGGAGCGCGCGTATTCGTACACCCACCTGAATCGTCTGGCGGGCCAGTCGGTGCAAAGTATCGAGACGTCGTCGCTGCATCTGGACATCATCAGCGACATGAAGCGTCTGAACTCGCTGTTCTGTTCGACGGCGTATCCGGTGCTCGACGACGCAGGCGCACTGCGCAAGAGTCGCATGCGCGACAAGCCGAAGGACGCGAAGGACGCGAAGGACGGCAAGGAAGGCAAGGAAGGCAAGGACAATAAGGACATGAAGACGCCGAAGGAACCGAAGGCGTCGAAACTGGCGGCGTTTGCCGATGTCGCGACGGCCGCTGCCGGGGCTGGCCCCGAATCTCGCGACGACAACGAGAGTTCTCACGATGGCCCTGAGCCTGCCGGACATCCGCACCCTGTTCGATAAATTCGGTTCGATCGCATACAGCGGCGAACCCGTCACCCAACTGGAGCACGCGCTGCAAAGCGGCGCGCTTGCAGAGAGCGAGGGCGCCGACGAGGCGCTCGTCGCTGCCAGTTTCCTCCACGATCTCGGCCACCTGCTCAATCTTCAGGGCGAAACGCCCACCGAGCGCGGCATCGACGATCTGCATCAATACTCTGCACTGCCGTTCCTCAGGCCGCTGTTCGGCGACGCCGTCCTCGATCCGATTCGTCTGCACGTAGACGCCAAGCGTTGCCTTTGCGCGATCGATCCGGCGTATTACGGCAAGCTATCGGTGGATTCGGTGCGCAGTCTCGCGCTGCAAGGCGGTGTGTTCAGCGATGAGGAAGCGAAGACGTTTCTCGCGCGCGAGCATGCCGAGGCGGCGCTTCGACTGCGTCGGTGGGACGACCGCGCGAAGATCGCAGGCATGAAGACGCCATCGCTCGACCACTTCATGTTGGTGCTGGAGCGCGTGACGATCCAGTGATGCGGATGAGATGAAAAATGGCCGCGCCGGGAAGCTCCGGCGCGGCCATTTTTCGTTTGTCGACCTGCTTTTGACGTGAGACGCGCGTCAGTGCGGCAGTTTCGCGCGCCACGCCGAGGGCAACAGGCGCAGTACGGCCCGACGCGACGGTTGCCAGAACACCGACAGCAACAGCAGCACACCGCCGACGATCACCGCCGTGGCTGGCAGCGACATGCTGGCGTGCGCGTAGGGTTCGTCGCCGTTCGCGGCGGGCGTCATGAACATGCGCAGGATTGCGCTCATGACGTACAGCAGCGACGACAGCATTAGTGCACGACGGTCAATGGCGAGCGACACGGCCGTGAGCAGCACGAACACGGCGATGACCGCGCCGGGATGGTTCGGTGCGAGCATCCAGAAGATCGGATGCGTGACCATGCAGGCAGCGAGCAGGTGAAGCCAGAAAGCGACATCGGAGCGGATGGTCGTGCGTTGCGGATCCTGTGCGTCCCAGCGCAGCGCCCAGACGAAGATCGCCAGCCCGACGACGACATTCGCCACCAGCAGCCAGCCATCGTTCTCGGTCAGTACCAGCACATGCGCCCAGACGACGGCGACCACACCGGCCACGCCCATGGCGATCACGGCGGGCACCCGGAAGCGCCACCAGAAGAGGGCGGCACCGA
The Pandoraea oxalativorans genome window above contains:
- the phnY gene encoding phosphonoacetaldehyde dehydrogenase translates to MNAPHKLHPEFRAEALRIGGEKVTRERIIEVFNPYSGDLVGTVPKASLDDVRRAFSIAKQYRSTLTRFERANILEKAAALLRARTAQAAAIITMESGLCKKDAIYEIGRVADVLGFAAGEALKDDGQAFSCDLTPHGKKRRVVTQREPLLGAISAITPFNHPMNQVAHKVAPSIATNNRMVLKPSEKVPLSAYYLADTLYEAGLPPEMLQVITGDPMEIADELITNENIDMITFTGGVSIGKYIASKAGYRRIVLELGGNDPLIVMEDADLERATDLAVQGSYKNSGQRCTAVKRMLVHKDIAARFTELVVEKTRAWKYGDPADGDNDMGTVIDEAAARLFESRVNEAVSQGARLLVGNKRDGALYSPTVIDRVDPKMTVVREETFGPVSPIITFGSIDEAIAISNGTAFGLSSGVCTNRLDYVTRFTNELQVGTVNVWEVPGYRIELTPFGGIKDSGLGYKEGVQEAMKSFTNTKTFTLPWGV
- a CDS encoding Na/Pi cotransporter family protein, encoding MLTLLNLLSGVAMLIWGTHIVRTGVLRVYGADLRRILSHSISNRFLAFAAGVLVTGLVQSSNATALIVSSFGAQGLIALAPALSIMLGADVGTAVMARILTFDLHWLSPLLIFFGVIFFLSRKQTRAGQLGRVSIGLGLIILALQLIVGATTPMTEAAGVKVLFGSLTGDVMLDTLIGALFAMVSYSSLAAVLLTATLASSGVISLKVALCLVIGANLGSGMLAMLTSAGQNAAGRRVVFGSLIFKLIGCLIVLPFVDYAPVLVSWLSDAPAQAVVNFHVLYNLVRCLVCLAFTEPMARLCVRLLAEKPEADGVTRVRHLDESALEMPSVALANATRETLRMGDLIEQMLNGLLDVIKSNDVARARETRRMDDDVDHLYTAVKLYLTRVSRENLSEQDSRRWTDIISLTINLEHAGDIIERMVVEVEEKKISHKLSFSEAGLQEICDMHARLVTNLQLGLSVFLNTDLRSAQRLMAEKESFRDLERAYSYTHLNRLAGQSVQSIETSSLHLDIISDMKRLNSLFCSTAYPVLDDAGALRKSRMRDKPKDAKDAKDGKEGKEGKDNKDMKTPKEPKASKLAAFADVATAAAGAGPESRDDNESSHDGPEPAGHPHPVR
- a CDS encoding phosphonate degradation HD-domain oxygenase, which gives rise to MALSLPDIRTLFDKFGSIAYSGEPVTQLEHALQSGALAESEGADEALVAASFLHDLGHLLNLQGETPTERGIDDLHQYSALPFLRPLFGDAVLDPIRLHVDAKRCLCAIDPAYYGKLSVDSVRSLALQGGVFSDEEAKTFLAREHAEAALRLRRWDDRAKIAGMKTPSLDHFMLVLERVTIQ